Within the Candidatus Neomarinimicrobiota bacterium genome, the region AACATCATTGGGTGCTGTCATCTCACCGCCTGTTTCACCAGTGTTTATTACACCCTTTGGTTCAACAAGCATTATTTTACATTCGCTTTCCGCAAAAGTCTTGTGTCCCACACCTTTCGGGACGACAAACATTTCTCCTTCCGACAATTCGACTATACCATCCTGAAACTCAATGCTCATTGACCCTTCAATCACTATAAAGACTTCATCTGTATCTTTGTGTTCGTGCCAAACAAACTCGCCTTTAATTTTGACGAGTTTAAACTGATAATCATTCATTTCAGCAACCACACGCGGGGACCAGTATTTTGAGAACATTGAGAATTTTTCTTTTAGATTGATTTTTTCTAATGTCACTTTAAAGCTCCTCTTGGAAAGACAATGCTATTATCATTGGCCAAAGAATGTTTCTAGCTCCCTCTTCCTTTCTTCTACCTGCCACTTTGCCATTTTGAGATAAGCATACTCGTTGAGAAAGCATAGCTAGGGAACCTACAACTCTGAAGCCAAACTAAGGAGAGATAGGTGTAATATCAATGAGGAGAGGAATATGAATTTTGGG harbors:
- a CDS encoding cupin domain-containing protein; translation: MTLEKINLKEKFSMFSKYWSPRVVAEMNDYQFKLVKIKGEFVWHEHKDTDEVFIVIEGSMSIEFQDGIVELSEGEMFVVPKGVGHKTFAESECKIMLVEPKGVINTGETGGEMTAPNDVWV